In Vigna radiata var. radiata cultivar VC1973A unplaced genomic scaffold, Vradiata_ver6 scaffold_259, whole genome shotgun sequence, the genomic stretch gatttttcggTTGCGACAACTGGTATTATCTCACTTAAGTGGAATATGATCTAGGTATATATCAAAATCCTCTAATATTTGTCTTATCTATAAAATTTGTGCACAATAGTTACCTATAGCAATATACTCTGACTTAGTGGTTGATAAGACTACACAAGTTTGTTTCTTAGAATGTTAGGAAAATAAGAAACTACCTAAGAGGTGACATGTACTACTAAttatctttctatctatcttACAACCTCCATAATCTGCATTAGAAAACCCTAAAAGACTAGGTTCAGCTCCTAAAGGATACCATAAACCAAATGACATAAATTCCCTTAAAGTATTTTAAGATACGCTGAACTGCGGTGAGATGAGATTCCCAAAAAGCCTACTAGCAGTAAGATATAATAATGAACCTATCATGCTTCTATTTAGAGTTTGGTTTACGAGCATACCTGATTCATCTTTGTCTAAATAACATGATGTTGCCACatcttatcatttatttttcttttttacaaattttcttacttagtttattgttgtttatttgcTCATTTTATTCTTTACAATATCTTGAAGtatcttttgaaaacttttttatttaaaccatatataaatattagtaataTGAAATAGAGTTTTATTCAAAACTACGagtactaaatattttaaattttttataaaagtaatagatGAAGtctatattattatcattacagaaaattaaatatgttgtcTAGGGtgttgatttaatatattttgtcaatctatttatgagattaaattttattatttcaaatgtcattaaaaaaaagaaaaattttgaaattttgctatattttttaaatcacgTGTATGATCGATGTAGATTACAACCATTAAAGGTAGAATTTTCTGGATGGTTTTTGGACTGAAAGACGAATTTTCGAATTTGATATTAATTGAAATACTTTATACttacaagaaaatgaaaattcattaagTTGTATTATCTGGATACagcatatgaaaaattaaacaatttaaaataaatactattcacatttaatgtaaatataaatagaaatagatATAACATTCCAAGAAATatgaatcataaaaatataacatgatTTTGTGAAACAAACACTCTAAAGTTCACCTTAGCCTTTAGAGAGCTACTTAACCAGCACTAATAGTGTTGAAAGGTTGTAGCATTACAGGCTTGAACCTTCAAATATACCCAGTTGATCTCAGTGGAAACCCTGTGAAATCATTCATGATGTTATAACTTCCATTTGAATTTCAATTGCAACTAGCTTAGTTGACCATAAGATTATCCCTTGGCAGGCTCCAAGCAACTCAGAACCAAATTATTTTCAGCACATTCTTCCCTTAAAGTTGCTGATAACGAAGAATCAAAAGTATATGAAATGAAAACCTGAAAATAAAGCTTTGATCGCAAGGAAAAGCAATGTTCTGAACTGTAGATTGAAAAACATAACATAAGCCCACTACAGCAGTTCGTAGCAGATACTTAATTCAGTAAAAGTCCCATTAAGGATCCACCAGAATTATCAACTTTCCATTTTGTGGCTACCTCAAGAAAACCATTTCGCCAACATCGTTACAAAATCTAAACTTCCCATCTAGTCAACCCTCTTTCATCAAGACTTAAAAATTAAGACATAGTTGAATGCTCTTACACGAATGTCTGCATTATCTTTAATTTAGACAGATCAATTGACCAAACCCCAGGCCAATAGGCTAGAATTTGGCCAATAAAAAAGTCATAACCTAAGCATTTGAGCATATCTATTCCATTTCAATCATAATACAACAACATTAAGGTTGACTGCAAGCAACCAGAGCACTACTCAGAGAAAACCAGAACTTAATAAGCCATTTATCATGTTAATTAACAGAAAACCAGAACCAGCTATCAAATCACACTAAGGAACATCCGTCAATTGCTACTTAACCAACCAAAGCAATCTTCTAACCGGTGCAAAACTTTTACTAAATCCTGCAACAGCAGATTCCACCGGAAGCTCAATCCAGTGAAAATAAGTTCCATCGGTAAACATGAATCTTCTTCCACAAGAAAATCATACCCCACCAAATTCACCATTGACTTAAGAAAATTTCTTGCCACCTTAACTAATTTGAACAAACCCGTGATCCAAATCAAACCACGCCATCTTAGAATGGAtttcaaacatgttttattCGAAATGCTCCAAACTCAGTTTGAAAAGTAACATAAGTTTCATAACCTATATagttattttcaaaactcataCACACTTACATTTTACATTACACCAAGTTCAAAGTAATGCAAAACCAAGTTCCTACCACATCCTCAGTttgcaaaatgaaaacaattcCAAAATTAAGTTTGCCAACTTTATCCCAAACCTATAAGATGCAGCCTAAATCAGATCGTACATTATCCAAGTAAACTACAACCCGAACACTTCTCGTTTGGGTCcccattgaaataaattattcataacaCTAATAAACAAACACAAGGCAGACAAAATAAACTGTCagtaaatatttctttcttcctttcgTTTTGAAAACATGTAAAGAGAGAAAACACTAAAATATTTCTCTCGAATCCCTACTTGCTTACCCCGTCGCCGATTCAAGCGACAACACATTAAAAAGGaactatttttcatataaaacacAACTGACAAATTATTATGATTTCAGTGAGTGAAGGCATAGATAGCAGTGGAGATATAAAGCACGAGAGCGGAAGAGACCAAGACGACCATGGCGGTGACAGCGTGCACGGCGGCCTTGCTACCGCAGGAGAGCACACCGAGGCGGATCTGGATGACGTTGACCATGGACAACACCAGGAAGAGGCAGCCCATGACGGACCCAATGGCGGAGCCCAGCATGCCCAGCCTCAGGGCCTTCAGATTGATGTGGGCCCGGAAGGCTTCATCTGTGTCCTTGCTGTTGAGCAAGTTGAGCGCCAGCTTGAGCCCCTGCGCCACCAGCGAGGACCAAAGGAAGAAGCTAAATGACACCACTTCGAAGACGAGGAGCTTCTTGGCCATGTCGGTGCCGGCGTCGCACGCCGAACGGCTCTCCAGGCTGCGTTGCCCCGGCGTGGTGAGGGAGAGCCCCACAAACACGGCGATGGTGAAGAGGGAATTCACGTTAACCAAGCCATCCAAGGCCGTGACATGGACGCTcgtggtggaggaggaggaagaagaagacacCCTTCTGGTCATTCCATCGTTCGGGTAAAACTCCTTTGGGTACTGCTCCGATCTGCGTCAATCAAATCGAaggaaacaaaattcaaaaaatattagatttttgGATTAGAAATTGAAgcgattaagaaaataatttcgtGGTGAGTAAAATGTGTATGGAGAGAGAGAACAGAGAGATACTCGTCCATTGGGAATCAATGCCCGTAGAGAAAGAGGTGGCTTAGGTTTTAGGGTTGACGGAAATCGTTTGCTTAGCTGAGAGGGAGATGCTTTGGTTTTCAGTGTCTGGTTGGCTTCTTAGCTTTGCTTTGTTTGCTTTGCTTTT encodes the following:
- the LOC106755423 gene encoding uncharacterized protein LOC106755423, coding for MDESEQYPKEFYPNDGMTRRVSSSSSSSTTSVHVTALDGLVNVNSLFTIAVFVGLSLTTPGQRSLESRSACDAGTDMAKKLLVFEVVSFSFFLWSSLVAQGLKLALNLLNSKDTDEAFRAHINLKALRLGMLGSAIGSVMGCLFLVLSMVNVIQIRLGVLSCGSKAAVHAVTAMVVLVSSALVLYISTAIYAFTH